One stretch of Eupeodes corollae chromosome 2, idEupCoro1.1, whole genome shotgun sequence DNA includes these proteins:
- the LOC129947815 gene encoding elongation of very long chain fatty acids protein 7-like, producing MAEVSRIAYYYLTRDLTSAFTKDPRVQHLPLVGGSPLSVFTIVICYVLFVKKIGPQWMENRKPFDMKFLIQLHNISQILLNGYAFTVGILNSYTQNEFDMTCQPVNFTDTSPTTMRLLQASYIYYITKYLDLFDTIFFVLRKKDNQISFLHVYHHAIMVLAVWLYMKFFFGSHPTMLGILNSLVHVIMYTYYLVSSMDLKINLIPWKKRITQIQILQFIYLIFHFAMPLINNWCNLTFNFFNTVAIIQNLFMTSMFIEFYYKAYVKKRTNKTKKLE from the exons atggcTGAAGTTAGTAGAATAGCCTATTATTATCTTACAAGAGATTTGACCTCAGCATTTACCAAAG ATCCTCGCGTTCAGCATCTACCATTAGTTGGTGGTTCCCCTTTGTCTgtttttacaatagttatatGTTATgtgttgtttgttaaaaaaattggacCCCAATGGATGGAAAATCGGAAACCATTcgatatgaaatttttaattcaacttcaTAATATATCGCAAATTCTTTTAAACGGATACGCTTTTACTGTC gGCATCCTAAACTCATACACGCAAAATGAATTCGATATGACTTGTCAGCCTGTGAACTTCACGGATACATCACCTACTACTATGCGCCTATTGCAAGCTTCGTACATTTATTATATCACAAAGTATTTGGACCTTTTCGATAcg ATATTTTTCGTTCTACGCAAAAAGGacaatcaaatatcttttcttcaTGTTTATCATCATGCCATAATGGTGTTGGCAGTTTGGCTTTATATGAAATTCTTCTTtg gaAGTCATCCTACAATGTTGGGTATCCTTAATTCATTGGTACATGTTATAATGTATACATATTATTTGGTCTCATCAAtggatcttaaaataaatttaattccatGGAAAAAGAGAATtacacaaattcaaattttacagtttatttatttgattttccatTTTGCAATGCCATTGATAAATAATTGGtgtaatttaacatttaatttttttaatacagttgcaattattcaaaatttatttatgacgTCTATGtttatagaattttattatAAGGCTTATGTTAAGAAACgtacaaataaaactaaaaaactagaataa